Below is a window of Flavobacterium sp. N2820 DNA.
ATTCAAAAGGAAAAAAACTCAATCAAATTGTAAAAGCAGAAGAAACCTTAGATGCTAAAAAAGAGCAAAATGACGCTTCAAAATTGCAGAATTTATCGTTACAAGACCAAGTGAATTTTAGCACTTTAACGTTAAACATTTATCAAGACGAAAGCATCAAACAAGAAATGGTGGCTAATGAAAAAAGCATCAACGCGTACCGACCAAATATTGGGTTACAAATTTGGGACAGTATAAAAACAGGTTGGTTTATGTTGGAACATATTATTTCGTTTGTTGTAGTGCTTTGGCCATTTGCTTTGATTGTGTTTTTAGGATTTTTAGGATATAAAAAGTTTTTGAAAAAGTAAGAAATAAGCCATCGGGAAACTGAAGTTTTTTTGTTTAATTAATTTGCTATATTTGAAATAACTAACCAAAAAACTATTTAAATTATGAAAATTGCAACTATTATTGTTCGAGTACTTTTAGGAGCTATGATGCTTTTTGCTTCTATTTCTTATTTTTTCAAAATTGGTCCAGAACAACCAGAACCAACTGGTTATTTAGCTACGCTAATGGCTGGTTTTATGGCGTCAAAATACATTTTCCCAGTAGCGAAAGCTATTGAATTATTAGCAGGATTAATGTTAGTAACTGGAAAGTTTGTTCGCCTTGGAACCATCATTTTATTACCAATAAGCATTAATATTTTTCTAATTCACGTAGTTGTTACAGGTACAGATATTCCAATGGCAGCAGCAATCTTATTTGCAAATGTGTTTTTAATTTATGCTAATTGGAATGGTTTTAAAGAAATTGTTAAACCATAATATTAAATAAAGCTAAAAAAAATCCCAAACTCTAATGAATTTGGGATTTTTAGTATAATAATTTATCTTAATTACACGTGTAATGCTCTATTATCTGTAGCTGCTAATGCTGCTTCTTTGATAGCTTCTGCAAACGTTGGGTGTGCGTGAGACATTCTTGAAATATCTTCTGCACTTGCTCTAAATTCCATAGCTGTAACTGCTTCTGCAATTAAATCAGCACAACGAGCTCCAATCATGTGAACGCCTAAAACTTCATCGGTTTTTGCATCGGCTAAGATTTTTACAAATCCGTCGGTGTCACCACCTGCTCTTGCTCTTCCTAATGCTTTGAAAGGAAAACTTCCTGCTTTGTAAGCTACACCATCCGCTTTTAATTGCTCTTCTGTTTTTCCAACAGCTGCAACTTCTGGCCAAGTGTACACTACGCCTGGAATTAAATTATAATCAATATGTGGTTTTTGTCCGGCTAAAATCTCGGCAACTAAAACACCTTCTTCTTCTGCTTTGTGTGCCAACATTGCTCCTCGAACCACATCACCTATTGCATAAATGTTAGAAGCCGAAGTTTGTAAATGATCGTTTACTTCAATTTGACCTCTTTCGGTAACTTTTACACCAGCTTTTTCTGCATTTAAACCATCTGTATAAGGACGACGACCTACAGAAACTAATGAATAATCTCCTTCTAACGTGATGATTTCTCCTTTAGCATTTTCTGCTTTTACCGTTACAACATCTCCAGCTCTTTCAACCGATTGAACTTTGTGAGACGTATAGAATTTCATGCCTTGTTTTTTCAATACTTTAGTCAACTCTTTTGATAAAGCAGCGTCCATTCCTGGGATAATTCGGTCCATGAATTCTACTACAGAAACTTGCGCTCCTAAACGTAAATACACTTGACCTAATTCGATTCCGATAACGCCACCACCAATAATGACTAAGTGTTTTGGAACTTCTTTCAGTTTTAATGCTTCGGTTGACGTAATGATTCTTTCTTTATCTAACTTGATAAAAGGTAAACTCGAAGGTTTAGAACCTGTAGCAATAATAATATTTTTTGATTCGATGATTTCTGAAGAACCATCTTCTTTGGTTACTTTTACAGAAGTAGCGCTTTCAAACGAACCTACTCCAT
It encodes the following:
- a CDS encoding DoxX family membrane protein, with the protein product MKIATIIVRVLLGAMMLFASISYFFKIGPEQPEPTGYLATLMAGFMASKYIFPVAKAIELLAGLMLVTGKFVRLGTIILLPISINIFLIHVVVTGTDIPMAAAILFANVFLIYANWNGFKEIVKP
- the lpdA gene encoding dihydrolipoyl dehydrogenase translates to MSQFDVTIIGSGPGGYVSAIRCAQLGFKTAIIEKYSTLGGTCLNVGCIPSKALLASSHHYEELQHFADHGIEVSGDVKVNLEKMIARKQAVVDQTSGGVKFLMDKNNITVFNGVGSFESATSVKVTKEDGSSEIIESKNIIIATGSKPSSLPFIKLDKERIITSTEALKLKEVPKHLVIIGGGVIGIELGQVYLRLGAQVSVVEFMDRIIPGMDAALSKELTKVLKKQGMKFYTSHKVQSVERAGDVVTVKAENAKGEIITLEGDYSLVSVGRRPYTDGLNAEKAGVKVTERGQIEVNDHLQTSASNIYAIGDVVRGAMLAHKAEEEGVLVAEILAGQKPHIDYNLIPGVVYTWPEVAAVGKTEEQLKADGVAYKAGSFPFKALGRARAGGDTDGFVKILADAKTDEVLGVHMIGARCADLIAEAVTAMEFRASAEDISRMSHAHPTFAEAIKEAALAATDNRALHV